DNA from Actinoplanes sp. SE50/110:
TCGGCGCGCTGTGGATCACCCAGGGTGCTCTGCCGTATCTGCGGGCGGCCGGCGGCGGCAACATCATCCAGGTGTCGTCGATCGGCGGCATCTCCGCGTTCCCCAACATCGGCATCTACAACGCCTCCAAATGGGCGCTCGAAGGCTTCAGCCAGGCGCTCGCGCAGGAGGTCGCCGCCTTCGGGATCAAGGTGACCCTGGTCGAGCCGGGCGCGTTCGGCACCGACTGGGGCGGCTCCTCCGCCCGGCACGCCACCGCACTACCGGAGTACGAGAGTGTCCGCGCGCAGGCCGCCGAGGCGCGCAGGGGTCGGGCCGGCAACCCGGGCGACCCGGAGGCCACCCGGTCGGCGATCCTCAAGGTGGTCGACGCCGAGAACCCGCCGCTGCGCGTCTTCTTCGGCAACGCGGCGCTGGCCATCGCGACCGCCGACTACGAGTCCCGGCTCGCCGAATGGCAGCGGTGGCAGCCGGTCTCGATCGAGGCACAGGGCGCCTGACGGCAGCGTCGCCGGCCCGGACCTCCGGTCGGTGCGTGGTCCCGATCTCCCGACCGCTGGTGGCTCGCGCCGATGGTGGCCTTCGCTGCACTCAGGTGGCCCCGACCGATGCCGATCATTGCCAGGTCAGGTGACGGAGCGAGGGCGGGAGCGGAGACGTGCGCGGTCTGCGGGCGTACGCGTGGTGTGGCTGGCTGGGAGTCGTGGCCTGCATCATGCTGCTCAGCCCGCCCCTGGGCGAGGCCGGTCGGGAATTCGCCTACGCCGGGGTCGGTCTCGGTTCGGCGATGTGCGTCCTCGCCGGCATCCGGCTGCGCCGGGCCGCGCGCCCGCGCGCCTGGCTGCTGCTGGCCGCGGGGCTGAGCTGCGGGGGCGCAGCGAACGCGATCTGGGCCGTCGAGCTCAGCCTGCGGTCGGCTCCACCGCGCTTCTCTGTGGTCGATGTGCTCTATTTCGCGATGTATCCGCTGCTCGCGGCCGGTCTGGCGGCGCTTCCGGAGCGCTCGCCGGAAGGCTCCCGGTGGATCGGGGTTTCCGAGGCGGGCATCGCCGCGTGCACCAGCGCCACCCTGGGATGGCTCTTCGTCTACGACCCGTACGTGCTGGACCGGCCGGAAGCGGTCGTCAGCGCCAACGCCTTCGCCTACCCCATCCTCGACGTCCTGCTGGTGGCCGTCGCCGTACGCCTGCTCGTCGCGGCGCGCCGGCTGCGGCCGGCGCACGTGGCGCTGGTGGCGATGACGCTGCTGATGATCGTCGCGGACGCCTCGTACGTCGTGTCGGTGGTTGTCGGTGGCGCCTGGTCGGGTTCGCCGTGCAGCTCGCTCTGCTGGCTGGCCGCCTTCGCGCTGCCGGGCGTGGCGGCGCTGCATCCGGCGGTGTCCGGCCGTGGGGCGAGCATCAGCGTGCGGGCCGGCGGCTGGCACGCCACCGCGCTGCAGGCGGTACTGGTGCTGATCGGCCCGGCCGCGACCGGATACGCCCTGATCCTGGACTCCCGGGAAGGCCACCTGACCGTTTACGACTTCATCGTGCCGGTCGCCGCCACCGTCGTCATCTCGCTGCTGCTCGTGGTCCGGATGGGCAACGGGCAGCGGCAGCTGCAGCGGCATGCCGAGAAGCTGGGCACCGCGCTCGCCGAGCAGGCCGCGCTGCAGCGGTCGCTGCGGCACGTGAACGAGCACGACGCGCTCACCGGCCTGCCGAACCGCCGTAGGCTGCAGAACCTGATCACGTCCGGTACGCCGTACGGTCTGCTCCTGCTCGACCTGGACGGCTTCCAGAACGTCAACGACCGGCTCGGGCACTCGGCCGGCGACGACCTCCTGCGCGTGATCGCCGACCGGCTGGGTGCCGGGCTCGCCGACGCCGACGTGCTGGCGCGCACCGGCGGCGACGAGTTCGCGGTGCTGGTACCCGGCGCCGCGCCGGCGACGGTCACGGCGCGCGCCGAAGCCCTGCTCGCGACGCTGCGGGAACCGGTCACGATCCACGGCCACGTGCTGTACGTGACGGCGAGCATCGGGGTGCGGCTGCCCGAGCCGACGGCCGATCCGGCGCACCTGCTGGACGACGCCGACCTCGCGCTGTACGCCGCGAAGGCGGCCGGCAAGGACTGCGCGGTCTGGTACGACGCCGGCCTGCGCGACCGGCAGACCGAGCGGCTGCGCACCGTGGAACGGCTGCGCGGCGCTCTGCGAAACGACGAGCTAGCCGTGTTCTACCAGCCGATCGTCGACCTGCTCAGCTCTCGCACGGTGGCCGCGGAGGCCCTGGTGCGCTGGTTGCCACCGGGCGAGGACCCGATCGGCCCGGACCTGTTCATCCCCGCGGCCGAGGACAGCGGGCTGATCGTGCCGCTCGGCGAGTGGGTGCTGCGTCGCGCCTGCGCCGACGCGGTCGACTGGCACCGGCGCGACGGCATCACCATCGCCGTCAACGTGTCGCCCCGGCAACTGCACGACCCCGAGTTCACCGCCAAGGTCAGACGATGTCTGGCCGAGACCGGCCTGCCCGCGGGTGCGCTCACCCTGGAGATCACCGAAGGCATCCTGGTCGGCGGGGGCACCCAGAAGAGCCAGGCACTGGCCCACCTGGACGCGCTGCGCGGTGACGGGGTGCGCATCGCGATCGACGACTTCGGGACCGGTTACTCGTCGCTGGCGTACCTGCGCGACCTGCCCATCGATGTTCTCAAGATCGACCGATCGCTGATGCCCTCCGACGACACCGACACCCGCCGGACCGCGCTGGTGCGGGCCGTCGTGGACCTGGCCCGCGGTCTGGAGCTCACCACGGTCGCCGAGGGTGTCGAGACCGCCTTCCAGGCCGGGCTGCTGGTCGGCCTCGGCTGCGAGCGCGGCCAGGGGTACCACTTCGCCCGGCCGATGCCCGGCACCGCTTTCTCACCACGCCAGGAGCCGGTACCGCAGGCGGGGTGATGAGCGGAACCGGTCCGACGATGTTGGACGGCGCGCGACGGGGCATATAGGGACGCAGAGGCATACATCTGCGAGAGGAAGCGCACCATGCAAACTCGTTCCCTCGGTGACGTGCGGGTCAGCGCGATCGGTCTCGGCGGCATGCCGATGTCGATCGAGGGCCGCCCGGACGAGGACCGATCGATCCGGACGATCCACGCCGCTCTGGACGCCGGGATCACCCTGATCGACACCGCGGACGCCTACCACATCGGCGCGGACGAGGTCGGGCACAACGAGTCGCTGATCGCCCGGGCCCTGGCCGCCTACGGCGGGGACACCTCCGGGGTCCTGGTCGCGACCAAGGGCGGACATCGGCGCCCGGGTGACGGCAGTTGGACCGTCGACGGATCGCCGGACTACCTGAAGCGGGCCTGCGAGGAGTCACTCAAGCGTCTCGGTGTCGACGCGATCGGCCTGTACCAGTTCCACCGGCCGGACCCGAAGACGCCGTACGCGGACTCGATCGGCGCGATCCGCGACCTGTTGGACGCCGGAAAGATCCGGATGGCCGGCATCTCGAACGCCGACCCGAAGCAGATCCGCGAGGCACGCGACATCCTCGGTGGCCGGCTGGTGTCGGTGCAGAACCAGTTCTCGCCCGAGTTCCGCTCGTCCGGGCCGGAGCTGGAGCTGTGCACCGAGCTGGGCATCGCCTTCCTGCCCTGGTCACCGCTGGGCGGCATCCGGGCGGCCGGCTCGCTCGGCGGCGCCTTCGCCCGGGTCGCGGAGAAGCACGGGGTGAGCCCGCAGCGGGTCTGCCTGGCCTGGCACCTGGCCAAGTCCCCGGTGTCGATCCCGATCCCCGGCGCCAGCCGCCCGGAGACGATCACCGACTCCGCGGCCGCGGACACCCTGGAGCTGACCCCCGAAGACCTGGCCACCCTGCCGTAGCGCGCACCGATCCCGCCGGCACCCGGCCCGATCGCGGCAGGACGCCGGCGTCAGGGTGTTCACCCCGCGGCACGCCCCTGGCCGACGGCACCAGCGCCCTGCCCCGGACCCGGGCCGTCGCTCGCCGAGGCCGATACGGCTCGTCGGCGGGCGGCGACCCGGTGAGCCGGCTTACGCCGGGTCGAGGGCGAGGGCGTCGAAGACGAAGTTCGGGCTGAGGAAGGTGGTTCCGGTGCTGCCGCTGACCACCGAGAGGGACAGGGTGTTGGCACCCTCCTTCAGGGCCGCCGCCGGGATGTCGAACACGTAGGTGGTGTTCACGCCCCGCCAGGTTCCGCGGGTGACGCCGCGAGACTTCAGGTCACGGGGCGCCGGGGAGGCGGAGACCGGCGATCGGTAGCTGCCGATCGCGACGGCGGGACGGCCGCCGGCGAAGTTCAGCGTGGTCGCGACCCGCAGGCGCACACCCTTGGCGGGGACGGCGCGCAACGGGAACCTGATCGCCAGGGGCGCGTTGACCGCCTGGAATTCGGCCATCGGGAAGTTCGCGGCGCCCGAGGCGATGTCGAACGTGCCCACGTTCCAGGGGGCCATCCGCGGGTCCGACGGGTGCATCGTCTCGATCTTGTCGGCGTTGCGGAAACCGGCCGGGGTGCCGTCGAAGGCGCCCAGCTGGAACAGCGTGCCGGCGGCCGGCACGTTGCCGCTCAGCGCCACCGTGGTGGTCGCGCCGGCGGTGACGGTGACCTCCTTGGCGACGCCCACGGCGAGTTCACCCGCGTACAGGCTGGCCGTGTAGGTGCCGGGGCGGATGTGGCCGATCAGGAACCGGCCGGCCTTGACCTGACTCCAGTACTGCCCGTTCGGACCGGCAAGCGCGACGGTGGCTCGCTGGCCGTTCCAGGATCCGGTGGCCGTCCCCTGCACGCCGCCTCGCTGGGCGTTGGAGAGCAGCCCGGGAATGTAGGCGGACAGGAAGTCGAGGCTGTGCCGCGCCGGGGCGGGGCCGTCGGTGAGGGCCAGGGCGTACGGGCCCTGCAGGCCGAGCCGCAGCGGCTCGGTCTGGGTGTGGCCGCTGTTCATGCAGTAGGTGATGTTGACCGCGTCGCCGGTGTCGTTGACCTCGATGTCGCGGAAGAACGGCCCGCCGGAACTCATCTCGCCGGTGCCCGGGACGAGGTAGGCGCCGTGGCCGTGTCCGCTGGCGCCGAACGGCTGCTGCGTGATCAGCCGCTGGGAGCTGTAGAACTTGGAGGCGGTCCGCCCGTCGGCGAACTTGAAGACGTCCGAGCCCTCCACCGCCGCCACCGTGCCGGCCGTCCGGGCGGCCACCGGCGAGGTGGTCAGCAGCGAACGGTTGAGGCGGGTGATGAATCGAGCCTCGCCGGGGTTCTGCGGCTGGCGGATGTCGGTGGCCATGTAGATCGTGTTGTCGCCCCGGCGGGCGTAGTAATACTGCGTCTCGCCGACCTCGCGCTCGTCGACCGTGACGAGGATCGACCTGTCGGCGAAGGTCCTGCTGCTGACGGCAGCCGACTTCCACCCCGACTCGATCTGCCCGGCGGCCCGGCCCGGTGCGGTCAGTTCGGTGCCGTTGTGCTGCAGCGACGTCAGGTTGCCGTTCCTGGCGTCCACCACGAAGCTCATGCCCGAGCCGTTGTCGAAGCTGATGTTGGCCTCGGCAGAGGCGAACGGCTGTCCGCCGAGCAGTCCGATACCGGCTACCGCGGCTACCGCGGCAAGGCCGCCGGCCAGCACGGCACGGCGACGCGTGGGACGACGGTGCAGCCCCGGGGTGAGTCGGGAGATCGGCATGGAACCACCTGAGGTTGTGCGGAAGGATCACCGCTGAGTGGTCCGCGGAGCGGAAAAGGTTGCCTGCGTCGCGAAGAAAAAAACATCTTCCCTGGTGTACGCGTTGAGCACCCCACTGATCACTCTGCGTGCTCACCCGCGAGCTTCCGCTCGAGGACCGCTCCTCCTCATGGGTGTCCCCCATCCGTGGGGGGTCCCTCCGCGGTGGAAAGTTTCAGGGTTCTCTCATCCGGTCCCGCCTACTGTCCGGTGCATGCAACGTCGTCATGCTTTGCGCGCGGCTGCCGCGCTCACTCTCAGCGCGGTCGCCGGGTGCGACGCCACCGAACCGGCGCACGTCGCACCACCCGCCGCCGAAGGATCCCCGCAGCGGCCGGCCACCGCGCCGTCCGGGAAACCCGGGGCGGACCTCCCGGATGAGGTGCAGCACGGCCCGCGGGACCGGTCCGGCGTCGCCCTGACCTTCCACGGTCAGGGCGACCCACGCCAGGTCACCGCGCTTCTCGACCAGCTGCGCCGCGGCGCCGCCCCGGTCACCGTCCTGGCCGTCGGCGCCTGGCTCGACACCCAGCGCGCCCTCGGCCGCCGGATCCTCGCCGAGGGTCACGAACTGGGCAACCACACCCAGCACCACGCGGACATCAAAAGCTTCACGTCGGCGACGGCGTACGCCGAGATCGCCACCTGCGCCCGGGTGATCCGCGCCGTCTCGGGGTCGGCCGGCCGCTGGTTCCGTCCGTCGCAGACCCGGTTCGCCACCCCGACGATCAAAGCGGCGGCCCGCCGCGCCGGCTACCCCACCTGCCTGTCGTACGACGTGGACTCCCGCGACTACACCGATCCCGGCACGCCCGCCATCGTCGCGAACACGCTGGCCGCCGTACAGAAGGGATCGATCGTGAGCCTGCATTTCGGCCACGAGCAGACGATCGCGGCAATCGCCCCGCTGCTCGCCGGCTTGAAGGCACGCGGCCTGCGCCCGGTCACCGTTGCGGACCTGCTGGGATGACCGGCCGCCGCGATCACCTGACCCGCTCCGCACCCGGCTGCCCGGGTCGGCGCGAATCTCGCCGGACGGCCGCCTGGGCCACCGTGGCCCTGCTCGCGACCGGCCCGCTCGCCGCCTGCAGCCCGGCGGCGGACGCGCAGCGCCCCGCACCGCCGGCCACGCCGTCGCCGTCGCCGTCGCTGTTGCCGCAGTCCCCGGCGGCGGCCGGGCCGATCCTGCCCGGCATGCCACCGCCGCTCGACCCGTCGGACGTCTACGCCGCCGACCGGCCCGGACACGTCGCGGCGGTCGCGGTGCACGACCCGGCGCTGGTCTACGTGCCCAATCTGGGGAGCGACACGGTGATGGTGATCGACCCGCGGACGTACCGCGTGATCAGAACCGTGCCTGTCGGGCACGGTCCGCAGCATGTGGTCCCGAGCTGGGATCTGCGCACCCTGTGGGTCAACAACAACGCCGGCAGCACGCTGACGCCGATCGACGCGGCGACCGGGAGGTTCGGGAAGCCGATCCGGGTCGACGATCCGTACAACCTCTATTTCACCCCGGACGGCAAGTTCGCCATGGTGATGGCCGAAACGCGGAAGGCGATCATCTTCAGTGACCCGCACACGATGGCCGCACGACACGTCCTGCCGATCGGGTGTCGCGGTGTCAACCACGCCGACTTCTCCGCCGACGGTCGCTACTTCATCGCCACCTGCGAGTTCTCCGGTGAGCTGGTCAAAGTCGACACGGCCGCCCAGCGCGTGGTCGGCCGGCTGCAGCTGCCCGGGCACGCCATGCCGCAGGACATCAAGATCTCGCCGGACGGCCGCACGTGGTACGTGGCCGACATGCAGACCAGCGGCCTCTGGATCCTCGACGGTGACCACCTGACCGTCCGCTCCTTCCTGCCCACCGGGTATGGCGCCCACGGCCTCTACCCCAGCCGCGACTCCCGCCACCTCTACATCGCCAACCGCGGCGAAGGCAGCATCTCGGTGCTCGACTTCCACACCGGTCGTCTGGTCAGCAAGTGGAAACTGCCCGGCCAGGCCAGTCCCGACATGGGCGGCGTCTCCGCCGACGGGCGGGTGCTCTGGCTGTCCGGCCGCTACAACCGCGAGGTCTACGCCATCGACACCGGCTCAGGCCGGCTGCTGGCCCGGATCCGTGTCGGTGCGGAACCGCACGGCCTCTGCGTCTGGCCGCAACCGGGCCGCTACTCCCTCGGCCACACCGGCATCCTGCGCTGAACCCTCGGGGCCGAGACGTCGAACGCCAGGCCGGGGCCTGAGCGGCTCGACGTCTCGGCGACCTGTTCAGTGGCAGCGCATCCAGGTGAAGTGGTAGATCGTCTCGATGCTGCCGTCGGTGGAGTCCATGGTCACGTAGCTGACGTCGGTCGAGGTGCCCTTGGTGACCCGCAACTCGGTGTTGATGTTGAGATTGCGCTGCTCGCCGCAGGGGCGGAAGACCTGGGCCGCGATCGGCACCTCGTCGGTGGCGATCCAGTTGTCGTCCAGCGGCGCGGCGATCGGGTGGTTGGCGTAGCTGCCCATCGACATGCCCTGGAAGTAGTAGTTCGCCCGCTGCTGGGCGACCGCGCCGCGCTGCAGGAATCCGTAACCGCGGTAGTCCACCTTGGCGATCGCGAACGTGTAGCCGGACGGCGCGTTGACCAGCACGTTGAGCTGGCAGTTCTTCCGGTTCTCGGTGACCGGGACGCCTGGCCCCGCCTGCGCCAGGTAGGCGCTGTAGATCGCGGTGAACGCGGAGTTGTCCGGCGAGATCGCCACGTCGGCGGTGCCCGGGGCACACCCCGAGCCCGCCATGGCGACCAGCTGGATGGAGATCGCGTCGGGGGGCGGCGGATCGGTGAAGACGATCGCCGCGGAAGCCGGCGACACCAGGAACAACGACGACGCCAGCACCGCGAGCGCAACGCATCCGCGGGTTAACAGGAATTTCATTTTTATCCCTTCGGGATCGAGGTCGGGCCGAGGACAAGCTATTGATGACACTCAATGCAAGTCAACAGCGGCGAGGCGGATCGCGGGCATTCTTGATACCCATCGAGAAAGAGAACGACCGGGCATGAATGCCGCAATAACCCGCATATCATCGGCTTCTTTTGTAGGTTTACCAGTATTTGTCCGACCGCCACCCGGACTCGCGAGAGGTCTGCCGCAGCGCTTTTGAGTTAGACGAAGGTCAATGTCGAGGTGACGCTTGTGCATGCCTCAGGAGCGCCACTACGGTTGTCGCGGATATGACAGCGGCCGTTCTGGAATCATTCAAGAGTCAATACGGTGGCACCTGATAAATCCGCGCTCGGCTCATCCTCAGCCCCAGCCTCGGAAGGACCTCCATGAGAAACCGCAACCGCGCACTGGTAGCCGCAGTGATCACGACCCTCACCCTCCCGTTCGGCACCCCGGCGCATGCCGCCACCGATGCCGGCGCGGCGGCCGCCGCGATCACCGTCGAGGTGATCGCCGCCAGCGGATCCGGGTGCGCCCCGGGCACCGCCTCGGTGGTCAGCAACGGCGACGACACCGGTTTCCGGGTCCGGTACCGCGACTTCGTCGCCACGGCCGGCGGGGACGCCGACGTCGTGGACCGCCGCAAGAACTGCCAGCTCGGCGTCCTCGTGAGCATCCCGGACGGCTGGACCGTCGCCATCGCCTCGGCCAACTACCGCGGCCGGGCGAGCCTGCGGTCCGGGGCGACCGCCCTGCAGCGCACCAGCTACTACTGGCAGGGATCCTCGGCGACCGCGCGCAAGGACGTGACGTTCAGCGGCCCCTATTCCGGCCTCTGGACGACCTGGGACGTGGCGCCGGTGCTGACCTACGCCGCCTGCGGGTCGCAGAGCGTCCTGAACGTCAACACCGAACTGCGACTCAACGCCGGCTCCTCCACCGGCACCAGCACGATGTCGATGAACACCACCGAGGGCGACGTCGACACCCTGTTCAACTTCAGCCTCTCCCCCTGCTGAGCGCGCCGGCTCGGGTGCACGGCCGACCGGCCGTGCACACACCCGTGGCCGCCGCGAACCTACCGGGCAGCCCCCTGCCCCGCCGACTCCGCCGGGGCCTGGCCGGCTGACCGAATCCGCGGGAAGGCTCAACCGGTGGCCGCCGGGGCCGAAGGAGGGGAGTCATCCCCTCGGCCTCGGAGGCCCCATGTCATTCAGCACGAGCCGGCGGCTGGCGACGGTCGCCGTCGTGACCGCCGCAGCGGTCGCCGGTATGGCAGTCCCGGCGTACGCGGCCGGCACGCTCACCGGCGTGGGCTGGTCCACCTCGCAACCCCAGCCAGGCGCCACCGGTGTGCGCTACACCTGGACGTTCACCACCGCGACGACCGGCACGATCAAGCACGTGTTCCTCACCGTGCCGACGGGCACCGGGGTGCCCGGCTCGATCACCGTCTCCGACCTGTACGGGCTGACCACCGGCACCGCCACGCTGACCGGCAGCACCGTGGATTTCGTCGTGACCAGCGCCGCGAGCGTGAGCGCCGGGACCGGGGTGCTGATCTCGCTCAGCGGCTTCACCAACACCTCGACGGCGGGTGCGTACAGCAGCGTGATCAGCACCCAGGACACCGCGGCGCCGACCATCGACACGGCGACCGGCAACACGGTCACCTTCAACGACACCAGCACCGCGGTGACCGTGGTGGTGGCCCAGTCGACGGCGTTCAGCAGCAACACCACCGGCTTCACCATGCTGATGGATCCGTCCGTGCCGAGCCTGGCGACGCAGACCAAGGATGTGGTGCTGACCGTGGCGACGAACGCCGCGAACGGGTACACCCTCGGCACCAGGATCAGCCAGCAGCCGCTGGGCCAGGCGCGCGGCGCCACCCTCCCGGCGGTCGCCGGCAGCGTCGGCAGCCCGGTGACGGCCGGCACCGACACCTTCGGGTACACGGTCAGCGCCCACACCGGCGTGGGCACCGTCCAGGGCTCGATGGGCGGTGGCTACGCGGGATACACCACGGCCGGCTATGCGGTGCCGTTCGCCGCGTTCGGACCCACCAACGGGGACACCGTGACGCTGACCAACCAGGCGAAGATCGACTACCTGCTGAAGGCCGACACGTACGGCGCGAGCATCACGTACTCCGTCACCCCCTCGTACTGACGCGACGACCGACGAAGGAGGCACCG
Protein-coding regions in this window:
- a CDS encoding SDR family oxidoreductase, with protein sequence MSRTWFITGTSRGFGREWAEAALDRGDRVAATARDVSSLDDLAAGYGDRILPLALDVTDREAALAALARAAGHFGRLDVIVNNAGYGQFGMIEEISEQEARAQFETNVFGALWITQGALPYLRAAGGGNIIQVSSIGGISAFPNIGIYNASKWALEGFSQALAQEVAAFGIKVTLVEPGAFGTDWGGSSARHATALPEYESVRAQAAEARRGRAGNPGDPEATRSAILKVVDAENPPLRVFFGNAALAIATADYESRLAEWQRWQPVSIEAQGA
- a CDS encoding bifunctional diguanylate cyclase/phosphodiesterase, which codes for MRGLRAYAWCGWLGVVACIMLLSPPLGEAGREFAYAGVGLGSAMCVLAGIRLRRAARPRAWLLLAAGLSCGGAANAIWAVELSLRSAPPRFSVVDVLYFAMYPLLAAGLAALPERSPEGSRWIGVSEAGIAACTSATLGWLFVYDPYVLDRPEAVVSANAFAYPILDVLLVAVAVRLLVAARRLRPAHVALVAMTLLMIVADASYVVSVVVGGAWSGSPCSSLCWLAAFALPGVAALHPAVSGRGASISVRAGGWHATALQAVLVLIGPAATGYALILDSREGHLTVYDFIVPVAATVVISLLLVVRMGNGQRQLQRHAEKLGTALAEQAALQRSLRHVNEHDALTGLPNRRRLQNLITSGTPYGLLLLDLDGFQNVNDRLGHSAGDDLLRVIADRLGAGLADADVLARTGGDEFAVLVPGAAPATVTARAEALLATLREPVTIHGHVLYVTASIGVRLPEPTADPAHLLDDADLALYAAKAAGKDCAVWYDAGLRDRQTERLRTVERLRGALRNDELAVFYQPIVDLLSSRTVAAEALVRWLPPGEDPIGPDLFIPAAEDSGLIVPLGEWVLRRACADAVDWHRRDGITIAVNVSPRQLHDPEFTAKVRRCLAETGLPAGALTLEITEGILVGGGTQKSQALAHLDALRGDGVRIAIDDFGTGYSSLAYLRDLPIDVLKIDRSLMPSDDTDTRRTALVRAVVDLARGLELTTVAEGVETAFQAGLLVGLGCERGQGYHFARPMPGTAFSPRQEPVPQAG
- a CDS encoding aldo/keto reductase; protein product: MQTRSLGDVRVSAIGLGGMPMSIEGRPDEDRSIRTIHAALDAGITLIDTADAYHIGADEVGHNESLIARALAAYGGDTSGVLVATKGGHRRPGDGSWTVDGSPDYLKRACEESLKRLGVDAIGLYQFHRPDPKTPYADSIGAIRDLLDAGKIRMAGISNADPKQIREARDILGGRLVSVQNQFSPEFRSSGPELELCTELGIAFLPWSPLGGIRAAGSLGGAFARVAEKHGVSPQRVCLAWHLAKSPVSIPIPGASRPETITDSAAADTLELTPEDLATLP
- a CDS encoding rhamnogalacturonan lyase B N-terminal domain-containing protein, translated to MPISRLTPGLHRRPTRRRAVLAGGLAAVAAVAGIGLLGGQPFASAEANISFDNGSGMSFVVDARNGNLTSLQHNGTELTAPGRAAGQIESGWKSAAVSSRTFADRSILVTVDEREVGETQYYYARRGDNTIYMATDIRQPQNPGEARFITRLNRSLLTTSPVAARTAGTVAAVEGSDVFKFADGRTASKFYSSQRLITQQPFGASGHGHGAYLVPGTGEMSSGGPFFRDIEVNDTGDAVNITYCMNSGHTQTEPLRLGLQGPYALALTDGPAPARHSLDFLSAYIPGLLSNAQRGGVQGTATGSWNGQRATVALAGPNGQYWSQVKAGRFLIGHIRPGTYTASLYAGELAVGVAKEVTVTAGATTTVALSGNVPAAGTLFQLGAFDGTPAGFRNADKIETMHPSDPRMAPWNVGTFDIASGAANFPMAEFQAVNAPLAIRFPLRAVPAKGVRLRVATTLNFAGGRPAVAIGSYRSPVSASPAPRDLKSRGVTRGTWRGVNTTYVFDIPAAALKEGANTLSLSVVSGSTGTTFLSPNFVFDALALDPA
- a CDS encoding polysaccharide deacetylase family protein — encoded protein: MQRRHALRAAAALTLSAVAGCDATEPAHVAPPAAEGSPQRPATAPSGKPGADLPDEVQHGPRDRSGVALTFHGQGDPRQVTALLDQLRRGAAPVTVLAVGAWLDTQRALGRRILAEGHELGNHTQHHADIKSFTSATAYAEIATCARVIRAVSGSAGRWFRPSQTRFATPTIKAAARRAGYPTCLSYDVDSRDYTDPGTPAIVANTLAAVQKGSIVSLHFGHEQTIAAIAPLLAGLKARGLRPVTVADLLG
- a CDS encoding DUF4360 domain-containing protein → MKFLLTRGCVALAVLASSLFLVSPASAAIVFTDPPPPDAISIQLVAMAGSGCAPGTADVAISPDNSAFTAIYSAYLAQAGPGVPVTENRKNCQLNVLVNAPSGYTFAIAKVDYRGYGFLQRGAVAQQRANYYFQGMSMGSYANHPIAAPLDDNWIATDEVPIAAQVFRPCGEQRNLNINTELRVTKGTSTDVSYVTMDSTDGSIETIYHFTWMRCH
- a CDS encoding DUF4360 domain-containing protein, which produces MRNRNRALVAAVITTLTLPFGTPAHAATDAGAAAAAITVEVIAASGSGCAPGTASVVSNGDDTGFRVRYRDFVATAGGDADVVDRRKNCQLGVLVSIPDGWTVAIASANYRGRASLRSGATALQRTSYYWQGSSATARKDVTFSGPYSGLWTTWDVAPVLTYAACGSQSVLNVNTELRLNAGSSTGTSTMSMNTTEGDVDTLFNFSLSPC